The Halostella salina nucleotide sequence GTCGGCGAGCATCTCCGAGCCGCAGGTCGTGCGGACGCCTTCGGTGGAGATGTTGTCCTTGACCGCGACCGTCCGCCCGGCGAGCGGGCCGTCCTCGGCCCCCTCGATCCGTTCCTCGGTGACGAAGGCGTTCAGGCTCATGAGACGTTCGGCCCCTCGAAGTAACCGTCGTCGGTCTCCGCCGCGTTGGCGAGGGCCTCGGACTGCGAGAGGCTCTCGCGGACTTCGTCCTCACGCATCACGTTGACGAGGTCGGCGTCCCGGTCGACCTCGGGCACCTCGTCCAGCGTCTCGAAGTAGCCGAGGATGTCCGCGAACTGCTCGGCGAACCGGTCGACGTCCTCGTCGGCCAGGTCGACCCGCGCGAGGTCCGCGACGTGGCGCACCTCCTCGGGGTCGACGGGCGAGTCGCTCATACGGGAGGGGACTCCCTTCCCGGGAGTAAGGGTTTCGATACGGGCGAAGCGGCGGACGGGTGCGGACTGACGAAAGCGGCACACAACCGATGAAGCTCCCGATTTCAGGGATCCAGCCCTTTCCGCTGCCCTCAACTTTAAGTCCGAATAGACCCAACAAAATATCGCACACAGGCGTTCTTCGGGTGCCCCGTCCCCGACCCCACACCATGACTGATACCAGAACCAGCGACCACGCGGAGCGACGGACGCGCGACGAGTCCGAGACGACGGCCGACGAGGCGACCGACCTCGCCTGTCCGGAGTGTGGCGGCGACCTCGAAGCCGACGCCGCCCAGGGCGAGACGGTGTGTTCGGACTGTGGCCTCGTCGTCGAGGAGGACGAGATAGACCACGGTCCGGAGTGGCGCGCGTTCGACGCCAAGGAGAAAGACGAGAAGTCCCGCGTCGGCGCGCCCACCACGAAGATGATGCACGACGAGGGCCTCTCGACCAACATCGGCTGGCAGGACAAGGACGCCAGCGGCCGGGCGCTGTCGGCCCGCAAGCGCGAGAAGATGCAGCGCCTGCGCACCTGGAACGAGCGGTTTCGCACCCGCGACGCGAAGGAGCGCAACCTGAAGCAGGCGCTCGGCGAGATCGACCGGATGGCGTCGGCGCTCGGCCTCCCCGAGAACGTCCGCGAGACGGCGAGCGTCATCTACCGACGCGCGCTGGACGAGGACCTCCTGCCGGGCCGCTCCATCGAAGGCGTCTCCACGGCGTCGCTGTACGCCGCCGCCCGCCAGGCCGGCACGCCGCGAAGCCTCGACGAGATCGCGGCCGTCAGCCGCGTCGGCAAGACCGAGATCGCCCGGACGTACCGCTACGTCGTCCGGGAACTCGGCCTCGAAGTCCAGCCCGCCGATCCCGAGAGCTACGTCCCCCGGTTTGCCAGCGACCTCGACCTGAACGACCGCGTCGAGCGCCGCGCTCGCGAACTCCTGCGCAACGCCAAGGAGGAAGGCGTCCACAGCGGCAAGTCGCCGGTCGGCCTCGCGGCCGCCGCCGTCTACGCCGCCTCGCTGCTCACCGACGACCAGGTCACCCAGTCCTCCGTGGGCGAGGTCGCGGACGTGAGCGAGGTGACCATCCGCAACCGCTACCACGAGATCCTCGACGCGAGCGACGCCGCGCCGGCGTAGCGGCGACCAGCCCGCGTAACGACGCCCTCAAGTCCACCCCGTCGCATCGGGGCGTATGGAGACGACCCGACATTTCACCGCGACGACGTAC carries:
- a CDS encoding transcription initiation factor IIB codes for the protein MTDTRTSDHAERRTRDESETTADEATDLACPECGGDLEADAAQGETVCSDCGLVVEEDEIDHGPEWRAFDAKEKDEKSRVGAPTTKMMHDEGLSTNIGWQDKDASGRALSARKREKMQRLRTWNERFRTRDAKERNLKQALGEIDRMASALGLPENVRETASVIYRRALDEDLLPGRSIEGVSTASLYAAARQAGTPRSLDEIAAVSRVGKTEIARTYRYVVRELGLEVQPADPESYVPRFASDLDLNDRVERRARELLRNAKEEGVHSGKSPVGLAAAAVYAASLLTDDQVTQSSVGEVADVSEVTIRNRYHEILDASDAAPA
- the gatC gene encoding Asp-tRNA(Asn)/Glu-tRNA(Gln) amidotransferase subunit GatC translates to MSDSPVDPEEVRHVADLARVDLADEDVDRFAEQFADILGYFETLDEVPEVDRDADLVNVMREDEVRESLSQSEALANAAETDDGYFEGPNVS